In Pyrus communis chromosome 1, drPyrComm1.1, whole genome shotgun sequence, the following are encoded in one genomic region:
- the LOC137749016 gene encoding probable diphthine methyl ester synthase yields the protein MLYIVGLGLGDEKDITLRGLEAVKKCDKIFIEAYTSLLSFGISSDGLSTLEKLYGKPVILADRETVEERADQILTAAAASDVAFLVVGDPFGATTHTDLVVRAKKLGIDVKVVHNASVMNAVGACGLQLYHYGETVSIPFFTETWRPDSFYEKIQKNRALGLHTLCLLDIRVKEPTLESLCRGKKQYEPPRYMSINTAIEQLLEVEHNRGESAYNEDTMCVGLARLGSEDQKIISGTMRQLHSVDFGVPLHCLVIVGKTHPVEEEMLDFYRHSEENNHGTV from the exons atgCTGTACATAGTAGGACTGGGATTGGGGGACGAGAAAGACATAACTCTGAGAGGATTAGAGGCTGTGAAGAAATGCGACAAAATTTTCATCGAAGCCTACACTTCCCTCCTCTCATTTGGCATCTCCTCCGACGGCCTCTCCACCCTC GAAAAGTTGTACGGAAAACCAGTGATACTTGCGGATAGAGAAACGGTGGAGGAGAGGGCCGACCAGATTCTAACTGCAGCTGCTGCTTCCGACGTCGCCTTCCTTGTCGTTGGCGATCCTTTTGG AGCTACGACACACACTGATCTTGTCGTTCGAGCCAAGAAGTTGGGGATTGATGTCAAGGTGGTGCACAATGCGTCGGTGATGAATGCAGTTGGAGCCTGTGGATTACAACTCTACCACTACGGAGAGACAGTTTCAATACCATTCTTCACCGAGACATGGAGGCCTGATAGCTTTTATGAGAAGATTCAGAAAAATCGTGCGCTTGGACTGCATACGCTATGCTTGTTAG ACATACGGGTGAAGGAACCGACTCTGGAATCGTTGTGCAG AGGAAAGAAGCAGTATGAACCGCCTAGATATATGTCGATAAACACTGCAATTGAGCAGCTTCTGGAGGTTGAGCACAATCGAGGAGAATCTG CATATAATGAAGACACGATGTGTGTTGGGCTTGCTCGGCTGGGAAGTGAGGATCAGAAGATCATTTCTGGTACAATGAGGCAACTGCATTCGGTTGATTTTGGAGTGCCCCTCCATTGCCTTGTTATAGTAGGCAAAACTCATCCAGTGGAAGAAGAAATGCTGGATTTTTACAGACATTCGGAAGAGAATAATCATGGCACTGTATGA